From Entelurus aequoreus isolate RoL-2023_Sb linkage group LG22, RoL_Eaeq_v1.1, whole genome shotgun sequence, one genomic window encodes:
- the cep20 gene encoding lisH domain-containing protein FOPNL has translation MANITELKCAVRETLESRGVLGQLKARIQAEVFGALDDQREQRPPLSHENLLINELIREYLEFNKYRYTASVLTSESGQPQVPLDRQFLASELGVAEDMSSKSVPLLYGLVSHFRNSGDDRRKVFLRGTAPPGPVSKTGHKADS, from the exons ATGGCGAACATCACCGAACTGAAATGTG CGGTCCGAGAAACCCTGGAGTCCCGCGGGGTGCTGGGCCAGCTGAAAGCTCGCATCCAGGCAGAGGTGTTCGGTGCCCTGGATGACCAGCGAGAGCAGCGTCCGCCGTTGTCCCACGAAAACCTGCTCATCAACGAGCTTATCCGGGAATACCTGGAGTTCAACAAGTACCGATACACGGCATCGGTACTGACATCCG AGTCAGGCCAACCCCAAGTTCCACTGGATAGACAGTTTCTGGCGAGCGAGTTGGGAGTCGCAGAGGATATGAGCTCCAAGTCTGT aCCGCTCCTGTACGGTTTGGTGTCACACTTCCGGAATAGTGGCGATGACAGGAGGAAGGTGTTCCTAAGGGGCACCGCTCCCCCCGGTCCTGTCAGCAAGACAGGACATAAAGCCGACAGCTAG